A genomic stretch from Deltaproteobacteria bacterium includes:
- a CDS encoding YbhB/YbcL family Raf kinase inhibitor-like protein yields MTITITSPVFAHNQDIPARYTCDGKDISPALEWSGLSGETRSVVLIVDDPDAPDPAAPKMTWVHWVLYNIPPGVSGLPEAVKPGDLPEGAKEGLNDWKRTGYGGPCPPIGRHRYFHKLYALDVILPDLGRPTKGKLEKAMEGHVLSRAELIGTYQRSR; encoded by the coding sequence ATGACCATTACAATCACATCCCCGGTATTCGCACATAACCAAGACATTCCAGCGCGTTACACCTGTGACGGTAAAGATATTTCACCTGCGCTGGAGTGGTCCGGCCTGTCTGGAGAAACCAGAAGTGTTGTTCTGATTGTAGATGATCCCGATGCTCCTGACCCTGCCGCGCCCAAAATGACGTGGGTACACTGGGTGCTCTATAACATCCCTCCCGGTGTTTCCGGATTGCCCGAAGCCGTGAAGCCAGGGGACCTTCCCGAGGGCGCCAAAGAAGGGCTTAATGACTGGAAACGTACCGGATACGGGGGTCCCTGCCCGCCAATCGGCCGCCATCGTTACTTTCACAAGCTCTATGCCCTGGATGTTATTCTTCCGGATCTTGGCAGGCCGACCAAAGGCAAGCTCGAAAAGGCAATGGAAGGACACGTTCTCTCCAGGGCGGAGCTAATCGGAACCTACCAACGTTCCCGATAA